The nucleotide sequence ATGATTTCCGCCCAGAATTCTATTCTAAAACAATTCAGCGATCAATTTGCGGATATTGCTGAAAAAGCCAATCCTGCCGTTGTTACAATCCTGACAGAACGTAAAATTGACATGAGTCAATTTCACCAAAGCATGCCCAGGGATAATGACTTTTTTCGATTTTTTGCACCAAAAATGCCACAGCAAAAAGAGTTCAAATCTACGGCTCTTGGTTCAGGCGTTATTATAAATGCTCGTAAGGGGTATATTATTACCAATAACCATGTGGTGGAAGATATGGATGAGATTACCGTTCGTCTTTTGGATAAAACTGAATATAAAGCATCCATTGTGGGCAGAGATCCTAAATCCGATTTGGCTGTACTAAAGATTGATGCACGAGGATTAAGTGAAGTTGATTTTGGCGATTCTGATGCACTCCGTGTTGGCGAATGGGTGATTGCAGTCGGTAGCCCATTTTCTGCCAATTTGAGCCATACAGTTACAGCGGGAATTGTTTCTGCCAAAGGTCGGGGAAATATAATCGCTGGTGATGTGTATGAAGATTTTATCCAAACTGATGCAGCTATTAATCCTGGGAACAGTGGTGGCGCATTATTGAATTCCTCTGGGGATTTGATTGGAATAAATACAGCAATTATTACCGGTGGATTTGACCGTGGGAATAAAGGTGTTGGTTTTGCTATTCCATCGAATATGGTTAAACGCGTCATGTCTGACTTGATCGACCATGGTAAAGTATTGCGTTCTTGGATTGGCGTTTCAATCCAGCCGATTGATGAAACTACAGCACAGGCCATGGATTTGAAAACGCGGAAAGGTGCTTTGGTTGCCGATGTGGTAGCGGATGGTCCAGCAGAAAAAGCAGGTGTAGAAACTGGTGATGTGATTATTGAATTCAATAATGTTAAAGTGAATAATGTGGATCATCTTCGGAATACAGTTTCAGCGTCAAAACCCAATAAAAAATATAATTTAATCGTATTTCGCAATGGAAGAAAAAAGACGCTTAAAGTCTCCTTAGAAGAAATGCCCGGCGATGATGTACTTGCTGCAACGAGTCGACCGATCCAAACAAATGAATTGGGTATTCAGGTTTCATCCTTGACGCAATCGCTTTTAAGAGAACATAATATTGGCACCAGAGAAGAAGGTGTCGTTGTTACCAATGTTTTTC is from Candidatus Neomarinimicrobiota bacterium and encodes:
- a CDS encoding Do family serine endopeptidase — protein: MKKIILMIILVGMISAQNSILKQFSDQFADIAEKANPAVVTILTERKIDMSQFHQSMPRDNDFFRFFAPKMPQQKEFKSTALGSGVIINARKGYIITNNHVVEDMDEITVRLLDKTEYKASIVGRDPKSDLAVLKIDARGLSEVDFGDSDALRVGEWVIAVGSPFSANLSHTVTAGIVSAKGRGNIIAGDVYEDFIQTDAAINPGNSGGALLNSSGDLIGINTAIITGGFDRGNKGVGFAIPSNMVKRVMSDLIDHGKVLRSWIGVSIQPIDETTAQAMDLKTRKGALVADVVADGPAEKAGVETGDVIIEFNNVKVNNVDHLRNTVSASKPNKKYNLIVFRNGRKKTLKVSLEEMPGDDVLAATSRPIQTNELGIQVSSLTQSLLREHNIGTREEGVVVTNVFPGGVAEDAGIRVGDLITRVGTKKCDSPQGFAALIKETQKKNMVMLHLKRGGVARYLTLELED